The Tamandua tetradactyla isolate mTamTet1 chromosome 5, mTamTet1.pri, whole genome shotgun sequence genome window below encodes:
- the ANKRD66 gene encoding ankyrin repeat domain-containing protein 66, with amino-acid sequence MELTRIADMTKLHQAVAAGDNNLVKKILKKGLCDPNYKDVDWNDRTPLHWAALKGQMEAMHLLIEHGARPCLVTDVGWTPAHFAAESGHLNMLKALHGLHAAIDAPDFFGDTPKRIAQIYGHKACVAFLEKAELECQEHRRAAHRRGLPLDQWDEDWDSKKRELERSLPVPGQKNKKKKNKKSGRLTWFSNTEDRRL; translated from the exons ATGGAATTGACCAGAATTGCAGACATGACAAAGCTCCACCAAGCTGTGGCCGCAGGGGACAACAATTTAgtgaaaaagattttaaagaaaggTCTCTGTGACCCAAACTACAAGGATGTGGACTGGAATGATCGGACCCCACTTCACTGGGCTGCACTCAAAG GACAAATGGAGGCCATGCACCTCTTGATAGAACACGGAGCCAGGCCCTGCCTGGTAACTGATGTGGGCTGGACTCCAGCTCATTTTGCAGCTGAGTCAGGCCACCTGAACATGCTCAAAGCTCTGCATGGGTTGCACGCCGCCATCGATGCCCCTGACTTCTTTGGAGACACACCAAAGAGGATTGCCCAGATCTATGGGCACAAAGCCTGTGTGGCATTCCTGGAGAA GGCTGAGCTCGAGTGCCAGGAGCACCGCCGCGCCGCCCACCGGAGGGGGCTGCCGCTGGATCAGTGGGACGAAGACTGGGACTCCAAGAAAAGGGAGCTGGAGCGATCTCTTCCTGTCCCTGGtcaaaagaataagaagaaaaagaataagaagtCTGGACGCCTCACCTGGTTCAGTAATACCGAGGACAGGAGACTGTga